The following proteins are co-located in the uncultured Propionivibrio sp. genome:
- a CDS encoding tripartite tricarboxylate transporter TctB family protein, translating to MTDESLKAQEDPVLLPPDETTRRPRREVIGALLLMSVAAAFIFQALRMPFKDPAWEWYTAPNIFPLAMAVCLGLCAVFVAVRGIFEWRANPAAVEPLNIADSARRWGMGRFLGGVAMIGVLIFLLGKLSFYVLAPGSILVFGLVFRSDPWPKAIRASVIAAIFIVVFLHLISRIFGIVFP from the coding sequence ATGACGGACGAATCGCTGAAAGCGCAGGAGGATCCGGTCCTCCTGCCGCCGGATGAAACGACGCGGCGGCCGCGCCGGGAGGTGATCGGCGCGCTGCTGCTGATGTCCGTCGCCGCCGCATTCATCTTCCAGGCGCTGAGAATGCCGTTCAAGGATCCGGCCTGGGAGTGGTACACGGCGCCGAACATCTTCCCGCTCGCCATGGCCGTTTGCCTCGGCCTGTGCGCCGTTTTCGTCGCCGTTCGCGGCATCTTCGAATGGCGCGCCAATCCGGCCGCCGTTGAACCGCTGAACATCGCCGACAGCGCCCGCCGCTGGGGGATGGGACGTTTCCTTGGCGGCGTCGCGATGATCGGCGTCCTGATCTTCCTCCTCGGCAAGCTCAGTTTCTATGTGCTGGCACCGGGTTCGATCCTCGTCTTCGGCCTCGTCTTCCGCAGCGATCCCTGGCCCAAGGCCATCCGCGCCTCGGTGATCGCGGCAATTTTCATCGTCGTCTTCCTGCATTTGATCAGCAGGATCTTCGGCATCGTCTTCCCGTAA
- the yjjJ gene encoding type II toxin-antitoxin system HipA family toxin YjjJ yields the protein MSDYSTPIRLHLGTGPTSARQLAEALGTSQPTVSRALSELGDEIVRIGAARSIQYALRDPARGLPDIPIYRVDPEGRIYLIGTLTVVRPDGFVMQEIDGTTRHSDDLPWWLSDMRPQGYLGRAYVRRHASELALPERLSDWTSTHTLKALLAHGHDVVGNLLLGERAREHFLVHPSPAPIEADQKIEIYPRMAREAAQGDLPGSSAGGEQPKFTAYAMTPNGPRHVLVKFSEPEESPVSERWRDLLLAEHLALETLRTGNIPAATTRIIDSNHQRFLEVERFDRIGTLGRRAVFSLAALDAEFVGQGRGGWPLIAQQLANQKVIRKNAIETINLLWAFGTLIGNSDMHSGNLSFVADHGRPYEVAPAYDMTPMAFQPRSGGGLPDTLPAATIAAHVPNDTWRRALTLANDFQHQLLDSAGFSQRFGPCIASLGNHITAAASMIERLG from the coding sequence ATGTCCGATTACTCGACACCGATTCGTTTGCACCTGGGCACAGGCCCTACCTCTGCACGCCAGTTGGCTGAGGCTCTCGGAACCAGCCAGCCGACTGTCTCACGAGCGCTGAGCGAACTCGGTGATGAAATCGTGAGAATCGGTGCCGCACGATCTATTCAGTACGCACTGCGTGACCCCGCCCGAGGTTTGCCGGACATTCCCATTTACCGAGTCGATCCTGAAGGCCGGATTTACCTAATCGGCACATTGACAGTTGTTCGTCCAGACGGTTTTGTCATGCAAGAAATCGACGGTACGACTCGGCATAGCGACGATTTACCATGGTGGCTAAGCGATATGCGTCCGCAAGGTTATCTTGGCCGTGCGTATGTCCGCCGCCACGCGTCTGAACTGGCACTGCCAGAACGACTGTCGGACTGGACCAGCACTCATACGCTGAAGGCTTTGCTCGCACACGGCCATGATGTGGTTGGCAACTTGTTGTTGGGCGAACGTGCGCGAGAACATTTCCTGGTACATCCGAGCCCCGCCCCCATCGAAGCGGATCAGAAGATCGAGATATATCCCCGAATGGCTCGGGAAGCGGCACAAGGAGACTTGCCCGGTTCTTCCGCGGGCGGGGAACAACCGAAGTTCACCGCGTATGCCATGACACCCAACGGCCCACGCCATGTACTGGTGAAATTCAGCGAACCGGAGGAAAGCCCCGTCAGCGAACGATGGCGCGACCTGCTGCTGGCAGAGCATCTGGCACTGGAGACGCTCAGGACGGGAAACATCCCGGCCGCCACAACCCGGATTATTGACAGCAATCACCAGAGATTTCTGGAGGTCGAACGCTTTGATCGGATCGGCACTTTAGGTCGGCGCGCCGTATTTTCATTGGCAGCCCTCGATGCGGAATTTGTCGGGCAAGGACGAGGCGGATGGCCGTTGATTGCACAACAACTGGCAAATCAGAAAGTCATTCGCAAGAATGCTATTGAGACTATCAACCTGCTGTGGGCCTTCGGAACGTTGATTGGCAATAGCGACATGCATTCCGGCAATCTCTCATTTGTTGCCGATCACGGGCGGCCGTATGAGGTTGCGCCCGCTTACGACATGACACCAATGGCCTTTCAACCGCGAAGTGGCGGTGGCTTGCCCGACACGTTGCCCGCCGCAACAATCGCAGCCCATGTGCCTAACGACACATGGCGACGAGCGCTTACGCTGGCAAATGACTTCCAGCATCAATTGTTGGATTCTGCTGGTTTTAGCCAACGATTTGGACCGTGCATCGCGTCACTTGGCAACCACATCACTGCTGCTGCTTCAATGATTGAACGATTGGGATAA
- a CDS encoding sugar phosphate isomerase/epimerase family protein has protein sequence MRLAVCNELFGHMPLRDAAALTAQCGFHGLELAPFTIFGDFTASTIKLGIAETKAALQASGLRFAGFHWLLAKPDGLHITTADKALRQKSWDHLRRLLDAAAELGGGNLILGSPKQRGTPPGQTHAGTIGILTDELAAIAPYAAERQSAILLEALSSDQTDVVNLMSEVDAIVRHINNPGVSGMFDFHNCADESSPYETLIDRHLDMIRHVHLNDPKGNAPSCGDTSYHPAFATLRRRNYAAWVSLEIFSVPENPLKILQQTMAYLNEVEAMTK, from the coding sequence GTGCGACTTGCCGTCTGCAATGAGCTGTTTGGACACATGCCGCTGCGCGACGCCGCGGCGCTGACCGCGCAATGCGGTTTTCATGGGCTGGAACTGGCGCCCTTCACCATTTTCGGCGATTTCACGGCATCGACGATCAAACTCGGTATCGCGGAAACGAAAGCCGCCTTGCAAGCGTCCGGATTGCGCTTCGCCGGTTTCCACTGGTTGCTGGCCAAGCCCGACGGGCTGCACATCACCACCGCTGACAAGGCGCTCCGACAAAAATCCTGGGATCATCTGCGCCGCCTGCTTGACGCCGCCGCCGAACTGGGGGGCGGCAACCTGATCCTTGGCTCGCCGAAACAGCGCGGCACGCCGCCCGGCCAGACGCACGCCGGAACAATCGGCATCCTGACAGACGAACTGGCGGCGATCGCGCCCTATGCAGCCGAACGGCAGTCGGCCATCCTCCTCGAAGCCCTCTCGTCGGACCAGACCGACGTCGTCAATCTGATGAGCGAAGTCGACGCCATCGTCCGCCACATCAATAACCCGGGCGTCTCCGGCATGTTCGACTTTCACAACTGCGCCGACGAGTCATCGCCGTACGAAACGCTGATTGACCGGCACCTCGACATGATCCGCCACGTGCATCTCAACGACCCCAAGGGCAACGCCCCCTCCTGCGGTGACACGAGCTACCACCCGGCTTTCGCGACATTGCGGCGGCGCAACTATGCTGCCTGGGTGTCGCTGGAAATTTTTTCGGTGCCCGAAAACCCGTTGAAGATCCTGCAGCAAACAATGGCATACCTGAATGAAGTCGAAGCGATGACGAAGTGA
- a CDS encoding IS3 family transposase (programmed frameshift) — protein sequence MKKRFSEEQIIGFLKQAEAGVPVKELCRQHGFSDASFYTWRAKFGGMTVPDAKRLRELESENARLKRLLAESILDAEALRSVPRPKTLSPQQKREAVRTMQNDTKISERRACQLVGLSRTVLHYESKAQPANRQLQARLIALAGERRRFGYRRLHALVRREGVLANHKRIYRLYREAGLAVRRRKRRHGVAVERQTLESSLELNQVWSMDFVSDALANGRRIKVLTIVDDFSKEAIDLVADFGISGQYVTRVLDQAARFRGYPKAIRTDQGPEFTGKALDQWAYKHGIQLKMIQAGKPTQNAFIESFNGRFRDECLNDHWFTTLAEARILIAAWRQDYNQCRPHSTLGYQTPAEFAAKHREITSALPTEKERL from the exons TTGAAGAAGCGGTTTTCAGAAGAGCAGATCATCGGATTTTTAAAGCAGGCGGAAGCTGGCGTGCCGGTGAAGGAATTGTGTCGTCAGCATGGATTCAGTGACGCATCGTTCTACACGTGGCGCGCCAAGTTCGGAGGGATGACGGTCCCCGACGCCAAGCGCCTGAGGGAATTGGAATCGGAGAATGCCCGGCTAAAGCGGTTACTGGCGGAATCTATTCTGGATGCCGAGGCACTACGGTCAGTTC CTCGGCCGAAAACGCTGAGCCCCCAGCAAAAGCGTGAGGCGGTCCGGACAATGCAGAATGACACAAAGATTTCTGAGCGCCGGGCCTGCCAGCTGGTGGGTCTGTCACGCACGGTGCTGCACTACGAATCGAAGGCTCAGCCCGCGAATAGGCAATTGCAGGCAAGGCTGATTGCGCTTGCTGGAGAGCGCAGGCGCTTTGGCTATCGTCGCCTGCATGCATTGGTTCGGCGGGAAGGCGTCTTAGCGAACCACAAACGCATCTACCGGCTTTACCGCGAGGCCGGCCTTGCGGTGCGGCGGCGTAAGCGGCGGCACGGTGTCGCAGTCGAGCGGCAAACACTTGAGTCGTCGCTGGAATTGAACCAGGTCTGGTCGATGGATTTTGTCAGCGATGCATTGGCCAATGGCCGGCGGATCAAGGTGCTGACTATCGTCGATGATTTCAGCAAAGAAGCGATCGATCTGGTGGCTGACTTCGGTATCTCAGGGCAGTATGTCACGCGGGTTCTCGATCAGGCAGCCAGATTTCGAGGCTATCCCAAGGCGATACGCACCGACCAAGGGCCGGAATTTACGGGCAAGGCCCTCGACCAATGGGCTTACAAACACGGTATCCAACTCAAGATGATTCAGGCGGGGAAACCAACTCAGAACGCCTTCATCGAGAGTTTCAACGGGCGCTTCCGGGATGAGTGTCTCAACGACCATTGGTTTACGACCTTGGCCGAAGCCCGTATTCTGATCGCAGCATGGCGTCAGGACTACAACCAATGCCGACCTCATAGCACGTTGGGGTATCAAACGCCGGCAGAGTTTGCAGCAAAACACCGGGAAATTACGTCGGCATTGCCGACCGAAAAAGAGCGTCTTTAG
- a CDS encoding MerR family transcriptional regulator — MEASSPKDIGKEPLPPIPAKRYFTIGEVSELCGVKPHVLRYWEQEFTQLRPVKRRGNRRYYQHHEVLLVRRIRELLYNQGFTISGARNRLDEGKTPQRQEAFTPEKIRAELLSIAEMLRI; from the coding sequence ATGGAAGCCAGCAGTCCTAAGGACATTGGCAAGGAACCGCTACCTCCGATTCCTGCCAAGCGCTACTTCACCATCGGTGAAGTGAGTGAACTATGCGGCGTCAAGCCGCATGTTCTTCGCTATTGGGAACAGGAATTCACGCAACTCCGGCCGGTAAAGCGCAGAGGCAATCGTCGCTATTACCAGCACCATGAAGTACTTCTCGTCCGCCGCATCAGAGAACTTCTCTACAACCAGGGATTTACGATCAGCGGTGCACGCAACCGGCTCGATGAAGGCAAGACGCCACAACGGCAGGAAGCCTTCACGCCGGAAAAGATCCGGGCCGAGTTGCTGAGCATTGCCGAAATGCTCCGAATCTAA
- a CDS encoding tripartite tricarboxylate transporter permease, with protein MDILSILSGMWKLLLDPVTIAYIFVGAQAGIIFGMMPGLTTTTALSLLTGLTFSLAPDKAIAVILGAYVGSVTGGSRSAILVNIPGTPAQAAVCLDGYPLAKQGKAAQAIGMSVTASTIGTLLGFICLALFTPLIGTAALSFGTYEFFWLAVFGVIIAGSLCAPKDPIKGWISGFLGLVLMTVGDDNIHAVDRFTFHLSALSGGFALIPVLIGAYGIPEVLDSLRKKQHIQIQTEVGRVVPRLFEVLQHKWVILRSALIGIVIGIIPGVGSDTASWLSYFTAKKSSKTPELFGHGSVEGFVAAEAGDNACIGGDIIPTLTLAIPGSAPAAVLLAAMTIHNLRPGPLLVAEQPEVVGQIIAISMVSTLAVFILSLAWTRQMVKILLIPRYVLMPTVFIICVTGAYALSGRLFDIYVLFAFGLIGVVMNELDYPVAPLVLGFILGPMAEDNLRRGLMITGGDPSPFFTRPVSMVLCVTLIISVIWSTRAGQRIKDGVMRRIRGLRTTGAR; from the coding sequence ATGGATATCCTGAGCATCCTGTCGGGCATGTGGAAACTGCTCCTCGATCCGGTGACGATCGCCTATATCTTCGTCGGCGCCCAGGCCGGCATCATCTTCGGCATGATGCCCGGATTGACGACGACGACCGCGCTCAGCCTGCTCACCGGCCTCACCTTCTCGCTCGCACCGGACAAGGCCATCGCCGTGATCCTCGGCGCCTATGTCGGATCGGTAACCGGTGGTAGCCGCTCGGCGATTCTCGTCAACATTCCCGGGACACCGGCACAAGCCGCCGTCTGCCTCGACGGCTATCCCCTGGCGAAACAGGGAAAGGCCGCGCAGGCCATCGGAATGTCGGTCACCGCATCAACCATCGGCACCCTGCTTGGCTTCATCTGCCTCGCCCTCTTCACGCCATTGATCGGCACCGCGGCACTCAGCTTCGGCACCTACGAATTTTTCTGGCTGGCCGTGTTCGGCGTCATCATCGCCGGCAGTCTCTGCGCGCCGAAGGACCCGATCAAGGGATGGATTTCCGGCTTCCTCGGACTGGTCCTGATGACCGTCGGCGACGACAACATCCACGCCGTCGACCGCTTCACCTTCCACCTCAGCGCCCTGTCCGGCGGCTTCGCGCTGATCCCGGTGCTGATCGGCGCCTACGGCATTCCCGAGGTGCTCGACTCGCTGCGCAAGAAGCAGCACATCCAGATCCAGACCGAGGTCGGACGCGTTGTCCCGCGCCTGTTCGAAGTCTTGCAGCACAAATGGGTCATCTTGCGCTCGGCCCTGATCGGCATTGTCATTGGCATTATCCCCGGCGTCGGCAGCGATACGGCGTCGTGGCTGTCATACTTCACCGCCAAGAAGAGCAGCAAGACACCGGAATTGTTCGGACACGGCTCCGTCGAAGGCTTCGTCGCCGCGGAAGCCGGCGACAACGCCTGCATCGGCGGCGACATCATCCCCACCCTCACGCTCGCCATCCCGGGTAGCGCCCCGGCAGCCGTACTCTTGGCCGCGATGACGATCCACAACCTGCGCCCCGGCCCATTGCTCGTCGCCGAGCAGCCCGAAGTCGTCGGCCAGATCATCGCCATCTCGATGGTATCGACGCTCGCCGTCTTCATCCTGAGCCTCGCCTGGACGCGCCAGATGGTCAAGATCCTGCTGATCCCGCGTTACGTACTGATGCCAACGGTCTTCATCATCTGCGTCACCGGCGCCTATGCCCTCTCCGGCCGGCTCTTCGACATCTACGTGCTGTTCGCCTTCGGGCTGATCGGCGTGGTCATGAACGAACTCGACTACCCGGTCGCCCCGCTGGTGCTCGGCTTCATCCTCGGCCCGATGGCCGAGGACAATCTGCGGCGCGGCCTGATGATCACCGGCGGCGATCCTTCGCCCTTCTTCACCCGGCCGGTCTCGATGGTGCTGTGCGTCACGTTGATCATTTCGGTGATCTGGTCGACCCGCGCCGGCCAACGGATCAAGGACGGCGTCATGCGCCGGATTCGCGGCCTGCGGACGACTGGCGCCCGCTAG
- a CDS encoding Gfo/Idh/MocA family oxidoreductase: MQARKVRFGIIGAGMIANYHAEAIRAVPQAELVAVCGSNPARTKAFADKYDIAPYTDLDTFLAQAPIDAVTIATPTGLHEPVAVPAARAGKHILCEKPLDVTPEKSQAIIDACRQAGVILAPVFQYRFGHGAITVRKALEAGRFGKLLLVSGRIKWWRSQEYYDSGAWRGTWDLDGGGCLMNQSIHTIDLMLHFGGKPEQVFGYTATRTHTGIEVEDTACAVLRYQNGALGVIEASTSCAPGFPLRIEVSGERGTAIIEGDAIIDWRFADTDPGDAAILAQIGGRTLGSGASDPKAISTEGHRLQIEDMTRAILSGTPLAVDGAEAKTPVELICGIYASMQSGRPYIFKE; the protein is encoded by the coding sequence ATGCAAGCACGCAAAGTCAGATTTGGCATCATCGGCGCCGGCATGATCGCCAACTACCATGCCGAAGCCATCCGCGCCGTGCCACAGGCCGAACTCGTCGCCGTCTGCGGATCGAACCCGGCAAGGACAAAAGCATTCGCCGACAAATACGACATCGCGCCCTACACCGATCTCGACACCTTTCTCGCGCAGGCGCCGATCGATGCGGTAACGATCGCCACACCCACCGGTCTGCACGAGCCCGTTGCGGTGCCAGCGGCGCGCGCCGGAAAGCACATTCTCTGCGAGAAACCGCTCGATGTGACGCCGGAAAAATCGCAGGCGATCATCGACGCCTGTCGGCAGGCCGGCGTCATACTTGCGCCGGTCTTCCAGTACCGCTTCGGCCACGGGGCGATCACCGTCCGGAAAGCGCTCGAGGCGGGTCGCTTCGGCAAGCTCCTGCTCGTCAGCGGCCGCATCAAGTGGTGGCGCAGCCAGGAATACTACGATTCCGGCGCCTGGCGCGGCACCTGGGATCTCGACGGCGGCGGCTGCCTGATGAACCAGTCGATCCACACCATCGACCTGATGCTGCATTTCGGCGGCAAACCGGAACAGGTCTTCGGCTACACGGCGACGCGAACCCACACCGGCATCGAGGTCGAGGACACCGCCTGCGCGGTCCTCCGCTACCAGAACGGCGCGCTCGGCGTCATCGAAGCCAGTACCTCCTGCGCGCCGGGCTTTCCCCTGCGCATCGAGGTTTCCGGCGAACGCGGCACCGCCATCATCGAGGGCGACGCCATCATCGACTGGCGCTTCGCCGACACCGATCCGGGCGACGCTGCCATCCTGGCGCAGATCGGCGGACGCACGCTGGGCAGCGGCGCCAGCGATCCCAAGGCGATCAGCACCGAAGGGCATCGTTTGCAGATCGAAGACATGACACGAGCCATCCTGTCCGGCACGCCTCTGGCCGTCGACGGCGCCGAAGCGAAGACCCCGGTCGAACTGATTTGCGGCATCTATGCATCGATGCAAAGCGGCCGCCCCTATATCTTCAAGGAGTAA
- a CDS encoding integration host factor subunit alpha, translating to MTLTKAELADLLFEKVGLNKREAKDMVEAFFEEIRNALERGDGVKLSGFGNFQLRDKPQRPGRNPKTGEEIPITARRVVTFHASQKLKGEVEQSYDGSQQS from the coding sequence ATGACGCTGACCAAGGCAGAACTCGCAGACTTGTTGTTTGAAAAAGTCGGCCTCAACAAACGTGAGGCCAAAGACATGGTAGAAGCCTTTTTCGAGGAAATCCGCAACGCGCTGGAACGTGGCGACGGCGTGAAGCTCTCGGGATTCGGCAACTTCCAACTCCGTGACAAGCCGCAACGCCCCGGGCGCAATCCGAAGACTGGGGAAGAAATTCCGATTACGGCGCGGCGCGTGGTTACCTTCCATGCCAGCCAAAAACTGAAGGGCGAAGTGGAGCAATCCTACGATGGAAGCCAGCAGTCCTAA
- a CDS encoding sugar phosphate isomerase/epimerase family protein — MRLSGFADEAANGIDGQIEATLALGWRHIEARSIDGTNIHDLPEDRFDAVCKKLDQAGIRINCFGSTIANWSKKLDEPFADTLATVDRAIRRMQVLDVPFVRIMSYAIRLDESGRALADQHKEERFRRLREICARFLAAGITPVHENCMNFGGMSWEHSLEMLDAVPGLKLVFDTGNPGITPDFRKPFPYPNQDIQESYRHLRDHIVHVHIKDGVRDPHTGKETYFFPDEGVCQVASIVEDLLRTGYDGDFSIEPHMAVVFHDAHVSASERARFDNYVDYGKRFERLLERARSNAKA, encoded by the coding sequence ATGCGACTCAGCGGCTTTGCCGACGAAGCGGCGAACGGAATCGACGGCCAGATCGAAGCTACGCTGGCGCTGGGATGGCGTCATATCGAAGCGAGAAGCATCGACGGCACCAACATCCACGACCTGCCGGAAGACAGGTTCGATGCCGTCTGCAAGAAGCTCGATCAAGCCGGCATCCGCATCAACTGCTTCGGTTCGACGATCGCGAACTGGAGCAAGAAACTCGACGAACCCTTCGCCGACACCCTGGCCACCGTCGATCGCGCCATCCGGCGCATGCAGGTCCTCGACGTGCCCTTCGTGCGCATCATGAGTTATGCGATCCGCCTGGATGAAAGCGGCCGCGCCCTTGCTGATCAGCACAAGGAGGAGCGCTTCCGCCGCCTGCGCGAAATTTGCGCGCGTTTCCTCGCCGCCGGTATCACCCCGGTTCATGAGAACTGCATGAATTTCGGCGGCATGAGCTGGGAGCATTCGCTCGAAATGCTCGACGCGGTACCGGGCCTGAAACTGGTGTTCGACACCGGCAATCCCGGCATCACACCGGACTTCCGCAAGCCCTTCCCCTATCCCAACCAGGACATCCAGGAAAGCTACCGCCACCTGCGCGACCATATCGTCCATGTGCACATCAAGGACGGCGTCCGCGATCCGCACACCGGCAAGGAGACCTACTTCTTCCCCGACGAAGGCGTCTGCCAGGTCGCATCGATCGTCGAGGATCTCCTGCGCACCGGCTATGACGGTGACTTCAGCATCGAGCCGCATATGGCGGTGGTCTTCCATGACGCCCACGTCTCCGCCTCCGAACGCGCCCGCTTCGACAATTACGTCGACTATGGCAAACGCTTCGAGCGACTGCTCGAACGCGCCCGAAGCAACGCAAAAGCATAA
- a CDS encoding tripartite tricarboxylate transporter substrate binding protein codes for MKGRQILLASVVAISALSIIPLTSIAQEKWKPTKTISVVVPWPAGGASDTVARMTAGVMEQSLGQRMVVVNTPGGAGAIGTKEVWDKPHDGYTLTANATVSVGSYPILGKLEQTHRDWIYYLPIFTPNVVCVKADSPIKSIDDLVALMKSKPNATVLASAGVGSSGYFAAELFKAAAGVTYRHVPYAGGVPAVMAVASGEAEVVMQLSVEVAELLRSGKLRALAVSSKQPLAIDGYGEIPSLQKFIPNFPDYGSYFGIIAPADLPKDVVAAYDDAFVKGAASQAVKDYAKTKGAMPIAIYGKDAKELTERLASKEAWILFDSGTAAKSPADFKIAR; via the coding sequence ATGAAAGGAAGACAGATTCTGCTAGCATCGGTTGTTGCAATTTCGGCCCTGAGCATCATCCCGCTCACCAGCATCGCCCAGGAGAAATGGAAGCCGACGAAGACCATCTCGGTCGTCGTCCCCTGGCCTGCCGGCGGTGCATCCGACACCGTCGCCCGGATGACCGCCGGCGTCATGGAACAGTCGCTCGGGCAGCGCATGGTCGTCGTCAATACGCCGGGCGGCGCCGGCGCCATCGGCACCAAGGAAGTCTGGGACAAGCCGCACGACGGCTACACCCTCACCGCCAACGCCACCGTCAGCGTCGGCAGCTATCCCATTCTCGGAAAGCTCGAACAGACTCACCGCGACTGGATCTACTACCTGCCGATCTTCACGCCGAACGTCGTCTGCGTCAAAGCCGACTCGCCGATCAAGTCGATCGATGATCTCGTCGCGCTGATGAAGTCGAAGCCCAATGCCACCGTCCTGGCGTCGGCCGGGGTCGGCAGCTCGGGCTATTTCGCCGCCGAACTCTTCAAGGCCGCGGCTGGCGTCACCTACCGGCATGTGCCCTATGCCGGCGGCGTGCCAGCGGTGATGGCGGTCGCTTCCGGCGAGGCGGAAGTCGTCATGCAGTTGTCGGTCGAAGTCGCCGAACTGCTGCGCAGCGGCAAGCTGCGTGCGCTGGCGGTGTCGTCGAAGCAGCCGCTGGCCATCGACGGCTACGGCGAGATTCCGTCCTTGCAGAAGTTCATCCCGAACTTCCCGGATTACGGCTCGTACTTCGGCATCATCGCCCCGGCCGACCTGCCCAAGGACGTCGTCGCCGCCTATGACGATGCCTTCGTCAAGGGAGCAGCGTCGCAAGCGGTCAAGGACTACGCGAAGACCAAGGGCGCCATGCCGATCGCCATCTACGGCAAGGACGCCAAGGAACTCACGGAACGCCTGGCGAGCAAGGAAGCCTGGATCCTGTTCGATTCCGGCACCGCCGCCAAGTCGCCGGCCGACTTCAAGATCGCACGCTGA